From the Terriglobales bacterium genome, the window GCTTCGGAATGGATTGGCGATGAAACATCCCGCCGCGGTTTCCTGAAGCTTATGAGTGCGTCGCTGGCACTGGCTGGACTCAGCGGCTGCACCAGGATGCCGACGCAGGCAATCGTCCCTTACGTCAAGCAGCCGGAGGAGCTGGTGCTGGGCCGTCCGCTCTTCTTCGCCTCGGCATTCACGCTCGGCGCCGAAGCCATTCCGGTGCTGGTACGCAGCCACGAAGGTCGTCCGACGAAGATTGAAGGCAATCCCGAGCACCCGGCCAGTCGTGGACGCACGGATTCCTTTGCTCAAGGTTCCATTCTTGATCTGTACGACCCGGACCGTTCGCAAACCAACATGTATCGGGGCGAGACGCGCGCCTACGGCTCGTTCATTGCAGCGATGCAGGCCCCGCTTGCTTCGCAAAAGGCGAATGGTGGAGCAGGCTTCCGTCTGCTGACCCGCACCGTCAACTCGCCGACTCTTGCTGCGCAGATCCGTACGTTGCAGCAGAAGTTTCCCCAGATGAAGTGGGTTCAGTGGGACCCGGTCAACCGCGACGCTGTTTATGCGGGAGCCCAGCTTGCCTTCGGCGAGCCGGTCGAGACGCGCTATCAGTTCGCGAATGCCGATGTCGTCGTCACGCTCGATGCCGACTTCTTGTACTCCGGATTCCCGGGCATGGCGATGTACTCGATGGATTGGGCTAATCGCCGCGATCCAGACGAGAAGGTAAATCCGCACGGACTGAGCCGCATGTATGCCATTGAGAGCTCGCCGACCACCACAGGTTTCAAGGCGGACCACCGTATTCCGGTGAAGCCATCAGAAGTTGAGCAGTATGCTCGCGCCCTGGCAAGCCGCCTGGGTGTGGGCAGCGGTGGAAGCGTCCACGGCGAGCACAACAGCTGGCTTGATGCGGTAGCGAAAGATCTTCAGGCGCATCGCGGACGCGCAGTGGTCGTGGCAGGCGAGAATCAACCGGCAGCAGTGCATGCACTGGCGCACGCAATGAACGAAGCGCTGGGCGCCGTTGGTTCCACCGTCATTTACACGGAACCCCTGATTCCCAACACCGCGAGCGCGACGGCAGGCTTCAAAGAGCTCGTCGGTGACATCACGGCGGGCAAAGTCGACTTCCTGCTGATACTCGACGGCAATCCGGTTTACGAATGCCCGGTCGACAGCGACTTCCAGGAAGTGCTGAAGAAGGTCCCGCTCAAGGTTCACTACGGTCTGCACTACGACGAAACTGCCTATGTTTGTGACTGGCACATCATCGGCACGCACTTCCTTGAGCATTGGAGCGATGCGCGCGCGGCCGATGGAGTGGTATCCATTGTGCAGCCGCTGATCGCGCCTCTCTATAGCGGGCACAGTCCGCATGAGATTCTGGCGCTGATGAACGGTCAGCCCGATGTCACCGGCTACGATCTCGTCCGCACCTATTGGCAGACACAGTTCAAGGGCACAGGCACTTTCGACGATTTCTGGCGTCGCTCGATTCACGATGGCTTCATCGCCGGGTCAGACCTCGCCACGAAAAATGTGAAGGTTCGCACCCGCGATTTCCCGGCGACGCAAGTTAATCAGTCGCAGGGAACGGAGATGGCGATTCGCCGCGACCCAAGCATCTACGACGGACGCTTTGCCAACAACGGCTGGTTGCAGGAACTTCCCAAGCCGCTGACAAAGCTGACGTGGGATAACGCCATCATGGTCAGTCCGAAGATGGCGAAAGACATGGGGTTCCCGGCCGATCAGGATGCAGCCGTAGCGGAAGTCGAATATCGCGGCCGCAAGATCGAAGGCCCGGTATGGGTGCAGCCCGGTCATCCGGACGACACCATCACCATGTACCTGGGCTATGGACGCCTGCGCGGTGGACAAACCGCCACGGGCCACGGTTTCAACGCGTACACGATGTGGTACTCCGACGAGCCGTTTTACAGCCGCGGAGTCAAGGTCACGAAAACCGGCAAGAAGTATCCGCTGGCTTCCACGCAGGGCACGCAGGTGCTCAACGGACGCAACATCGTTCGTGCCGCGAAGCTGGAAGAGTACAAGCGCAATCCGGAGTTCGCGCACGAGCATGCCGAGTCGCCGAAGCCGGATGAGACGCTGATTCCCAACTATCAGTATCCTGCCGTCGGTGAGAACGGTGCTCCCGAGCATAAGTGGGGCATGAGCATCGATCTGAACCGGTGTACCGGCTGCAACGCCTGCATCATCGCGTGTGTCGCCGAAAACAACACGCCGGTTGTTGGAAAGGATCAGGTTCTCCGCGGACGTCACATGCACTGGCTGCGTGTGGATGGCTACTACAAGGGTGGCGCGGCAAATCCGCAGATGTACTACGAGCCTGTTCCTTGCATGCACTGCGAAACGGCTCCTTGCGAATTGGTTTGCCCGGTCGGAGCGACGGTCCACAGCAGCGAAGGCCTGAATGACATGGTCTACAACCGCTGCGTCGGCACTCGTTATTGCTCCAACAACTGTCCGTACAAGGTCCGCCGGTTCAACTTCCTGTTGTTCCAGGACTGGACCACGCCGCAGCTCAAGATGATGCGCAATCCGGAAGTTACGGTGCGCAGCCGCGGTGTCATGGAAAAGTGCACGTACTGCGTCCAGCGCATCACCAACGGACGCATCGTCGCCGAGCGCGATGACCGTCGCGTCCGCGATGGCGATGTCCTCACCGCCTGCCAGCAGGTGTGTCCGACCGACGCCATCATCTTCGGCGACATCAACGACCCGAATAGTCGTGTTGCGAAGTTAAAAGCTGATCCCCGCACCTACGGAGTGCTTGAGGACTTGAACACGCGACCGAGGACAACTTACACGGCTGCCGTTTTGAACCCGAATCCGGAAATCGAGGGCGGCGAACCGGAGCAGCATCATTCATGAGAGAGACACGTATCGAAGCACAACATAGGCCGATTCCGGTCGTTGCTCCGGGACACACCTTCGGAACGATCACGGACAAGATCTCCTCGATCGTGCTGAACAGCGAAATCTCGCTGGGGTGGTTGGCGGCGGTCGGTATGGCAGGCGGTTTGGCATTCGTTCTGCTGATCGCGGCTGCCTGGCTCCTGTATCGCGGTACCGGAATTTGGGGCATCAACATCCCAATCGGCTGGGGTTTCGCGATCGTCAACTTCGTCTGGTGGATTGGTATTGGCCACGCCGGAACCCTGATCTCCGCCATCTTGTTGCTGCTGAAGCAGTCGTGGCGTAACTCGATCAACCGTTTCGCGGAAGCCATGACGCTGTTCGCCGTCATGTGCGCGGGCTTATTCCCGGTTCTTCATACCGGACGCCCGTGGCTGGCTTACTGGTTGACGCCATACCCCAACACGATGTCGATCTGGCCGCAATTCCGCAGCCCGCTCGTTTGGGACGTCTTCGCGGTTTCGACTTACTTCACGATTTCGCTTGTGTTCTGGTACATCGGCTTGGTCCCCGACTTGGCGACGCTACGCGACAGTGCCAAGAACAAGATCGCGCGCTTCATCTACGGCATGCTCGCGCTGGGATGGCGCGGTTCGGCCCGTCACTGGCACCGTTACGAGAAGGCTTACCTTCTTCTCGCCGGACTCTCAACACCCCTCGTGCTCTCAGTGCATACCGTGGTGTCCTTCGACTTCGCCGTCGGCATCGTACCTGGATGGCACACCACGATCTTCCCTCCCTACTTCGTTGCCGGTGCTATCTACTCCGGCTTTGCGATGGTGTTGGTGCTGGCCATTCCGATTCGCGCCGTCTACAACCTGCGCGACATGATCACCGACCGCCACCTCGATAACTGCGCGAAGTTCATGCTCACAACGGGTTTGATCGTTGCTTACGGATACATCATTGAAACGTTCTTCGCCTGGTACAGCGGCAACCCGTATGAGTGGACGATGATGATGAACCGCATGACCGGCTTCTATGCGCCGGCCTACTGGGGTCTCATCGCCATCAACATCGGCTTCGTCAATGTGCTCTGGTTCAAGAAGGTCCGCAAGAGCCCGGTGATGCTCTTCTTCGTGTCGATCATCATCCTGCTGGCGATGTGGCTCGAGCGTTTCGTGATCGTCGTCATCAGCTTGCAGAAGGACTTCCTGCCTTCGAGCTGGGGCCTGTACATCCCGACCCGCTGGGATTGGGCGACGTACCTCGGCACGATCGGATTCTTCCTCTTTGCTTTCCTGCTCTTCATTCGTGTGTTGCCCATGATTTCGATCTTCGAAATGCGTGACCTGCTACCCGCATCGAAACCGAAGCACGTGGAGGTGGCGGAATGAGTCACGTAACCACCACCGCCGTTCCTCCTGTGTACGGATTGATGGCAGAGTTTGAGACTCCGACCGACATCCTGACCGCCGCCACCAAGGCATATGCGGCCGGTTACCGGAAGATGGACGCCTACAGCCCGCAACCGGTGCACGGACTCGCCGAGGCGATTGGGTTCGAAAAGAACCGAGTGGCACTCGTTTGTCTTGCGGGCGGTCTGCTTGGGATGGCTACCGCTTACGGCCTTCAGTACTGGATCAACTCCATCGCGTACCCGCTGAACATCGCCGGCCGTCCATTCCACTCATGGCCTTCGTTCATCATCGTGACCTTCGAATTGACGATTCTTTTCGGCGGACTCGCGGCCGGAATCGGCATGCTTGCGATGAACGGTCTGCCCACCCCGTACCACCCGGTGTTCAACGTGCCGCAGTTCGCACGTGTAAGTCGCGACAAGTTCTTCCTCTGCATTGAATCGGCAGATCCTAGCTTTGATATGGCGGATACCCGAGCGTTCCTCGAAAGTCTGGGCCCCGCTTCCGTAGCGGAGGTGCCCTATTAAACCGAGCACAAAATTATCGGCGCTTGCTCTTCTGTGCTGTGGCGTCCTCGCCGGATGCCGGCTCGACATGCACGTGCAGCCCAAGATGAAGCCGCTGCGCGAGAGCGATTTCTACAGCGACGGTCGCGGTTCGCGTCCGCTGATCGCGAACACCGTCGCCCGCGGACAGCTTCGCGAAGACACCTACTTCTACACCGGCATGATCAATGGTAAGGAAGGCGACGTGATGCCGTACCCGGTGACGGAGGAAGTCCTGAAGCGCGGGCAGGAGCGATTCAATATCTACTGCACGCCTTGCCATTCGCGTACTGGCGACGGCAATGGCATGGTAGTGCAGCGCGGATATCGCCGTCCGCCTTCTTATCAGGATCCCAAGCTGCTGAATGCGCCGATCGGTCATTTCTACGACGTCATGACCAACGGCTTCGGCGCCATGCCCGATTACGCAGCGCAGGTCACGCCCCATGATCGTTGGGCGATTGCTGCGTACATCCGCGCACTGCAGTTAAGTCAGCACGCGCCGCAATCCATGGCGCAGGGGCAGAACCTTGATGCCCCCGCAACGCCGAAGGTCGGCTCGGATGAAGGAAAGACAGGCGCGACCACACAGCAACAACCGGCGGAGAGGAAACAATAGTGCACACGACCCACAAGATTGATCTAGACAGACTGAACTATGCGCCACCGGCGTCGTTGCAGGCTGTGTACCGGCGTGCGGTAGCAGTGGGCGGGGTGTTCGCTGTGCTCTCGCTGATCGCGTTCATCCTGAATCCCCGCCAGGCAATGCAGGCGTATCTCGTTGGCTTCATGCTCTTCCTCGGGCTCACTCTCGGGCCCATGGGGATGCTGCTTACATGGTTCATGCCGGGCGGGCGTTGGGGGCTGACCATGCGCCGCATCTGGGAAGCGGCATCACGGAACATCTGGGTTGCCGCCATTGCGTTTATTCCGATTCTGATCGGCTACAAGCACATTTATCCCTGGGCGCATCCGGAATCGCTGCATGCCACCGAGCACATGCAGGCATTGACCAAGCACTACCTGAACTTCCCGGGGTTCCTGATCCGCTCGGTCGTTTACTTCCTGGTGTGGTTCGCCATCGTCTACTTCATCAACAAGTACTCGAAAATCCAGGACAAGCCGTATGAAGGCTGGCTCGGCGGAAAGTTGAACGCACTCGGTGCGGCTGGCGTTCTGGCCTATGTCTGGTCCATGTCATTCGCCGCCATCGACTGGCTGATGTCGCTGAGTCCCGGATGGCCGTCCACCATCTTCCCGTTGATCATCGTTGTAGGTCAGGGCATTCTTGGCCTGTCCATTGGCATCATCGTGGGTCGCATTCTTGTTCGCGATGAACCCATGAACGTCCTGATGGACGAAGTGGTCTTCTGGGACAACGGAAAGCTGCTACTCGCGTTCGTAATGTTGTGGGCATACTTCGGCTTTTCGCAATGGTTGATCATCTGGGCCGGCAACCTGCCGGAAGAAATTCACTGGTTCTTGGATCGCACCAAGGGCGGATGGGGCGCCATGGCTCTGTTCCTGGTGGTTTTCCATTTCGCCATTCCATTTGCCATCTTGCTTTCACAGGCGCTGAAAAAGGATCCACGCAAGCTCGCGTTCGTTGCTGTGTGGATGATTGTGATGCGGTTCTTCGATCTGTTCTGGATCACGGCTCCATCCATCAACAAGGAACATTTCGCCATCAGCCAGGTTTGGATGTACCCGGTGATCGCAATCGCCATGGCCGGCATCTGGGCCGCGTTGTTCGTGCGCAACCTGATGAGCCGTCCCTTGGTTGCCGTCCACGATCCGCGGCTCTACGAGATCTACGGAGAGGTTCATGAGTAATCATCACAACGATCCGGGCGAACTTCATTACGACGCGAGCCACCACGGAGCTGGATTTGAGAATCGCGACCTCGGTGGGCGCGGGATCATGGTGTTCCTCATCGTCCTCATGATCTCCGGCATCCTGATTTGCCTGGTCCTATGGGGCTACTTCGGGTATCGCGCGAAAAACGTCGTCGCCGAACCGCCCATTACGGGCGCGCAACAGCTGGCGTTGACGCCAGAGCAACAAAAAGACCCGACGCAGCGCTTCCCGAAGCCGGTTCTTCAACCGGATGACGTCGCCGACATGAACAAGATGCGCGCGCAGGAAAATGCCATCCTCGATAGCTATGGATGGGTCGATAAGAACGCGGGCGTCGTACGTGTGCCTATCGATACAGCGATCAAGGCAGTGGCACAGCAGGGACTCCCAACTCGCCCGCAGCAACAGCCGGCACAGAAAGCGGAGTTCGGTTCCGGTGTGGACACCCCGGCTGGCTTGGCGGGTGGAACGCGGCCGGAAACAAGGCAGTAGGTTTTAGCCGAAAGGCAGCAGAAAGGGTATAGCGGTGAAACGGAATAATAGCCTGCGTCAGCTTGGATGGACGCTAGTCCTGGTAGCGAGCATGAGCACGTTGAGTGCTGCGCAGGGAGTCATGGGTGGTCCGAAGGGAACTACCGCGCCTCCGCCGAGCATTTTGAAGCACGTGGGTATCGAACAGAAGCTGAATGCGCAGCTTCCGCTAGATCTTAAGTTTCGCGATGAAATCGGCCGCGAGGTCAAGCTCGGCGATTACTTCGGCAAGAAGCCGGTCGTGTTGAGCATGGTCTATTACGAGTGCCCCATGCTCTGTGGCGAAGTCCTGAACGGAGAAGCCAGCGTTTTCTCCACGCTTAAGTTCGATATCGGCAAAGAATTCGATGTTTTGACCGTCAGTTTCGACCCGACCGAGGGTCCGGAGCTTGCCCGCGGAAAGAAGCGCACCTACGTTGAGCGCTATGGTCGTGATGGTGCAGAGAAGGGGTGGCACTTCCTCACCGGTCCCCAGGAATCGATTGCCGCGCTCACCGATGCCGTGGGTTTCAAGTACGCGTGGGACGACCAGACCAAGCAGTTCGCGCACGCAGCCGCCATCATGGTCATCACGCCCGAAGGCAAGATTGCGCAGTATTTCTATGGCGTCGAGTATTCACCCAAGGACCTGCGATTCGGAATCGTGCAGGCTTCGGAGCACAAGGTCGGCAACATCGTGGACCAGGTCTTGCTCTATTGCTACCACTACGATCCGCGCACGGGTAAGTACGGTGCTGTTATCTCGCGTGTGCTGCAGTTGGCAGGAGCATTCACGCTCGTCGTGCTGGGAGGGTTCCTCATCGTTATGTTCCGGCTTGAACCGCAGAAGGACCGCAGCGGCAAAGGAGGAAAGGCCTGATGTTCCAGAACGTTCCTCTTTGGCCGGAACGGGCCTCCACATTTGCGAACAACGTCGACGCGCTCTATATCTTCCTGATCGCCGTCACGGGACTTTTCACGCTCATCGTCTTTGCTCTGGTGGCGTTCTTCGCCATCAAGTACCGGCAGAAGCCCGGTGGCGTCGCCACTCAGATCGAAGGCTCGTACTCGCTGGAAGCCACGTGGACGCTCATCCCCTTCGGTCTCTTCATGGTGATGTTCGTTTGGGGCGCCAGCATCTATATGACGCAAGTGCAGCCGCCCAAGAACGCCATGGACATCTTCGTGGTGGGCAAGCAGTGGATGTGGAAAGCGCAGCATCCCGAGGGCGTACGGGAAATCAACCAGTTGCACGTTCCGGTTGGCCGCGACATCAAACTGACCCTGATTTCGCAGGACGTTGTTCACAGCTTCTACGTCCCGGAGTTCCGCATTAAGCAGGACGTGATCCCCGGTCGTTACACCACCATGTGGTTCCATCCCATCAAGACGGGACGCTATCACCTCTTCTGTGCCGAGTATTGCGGTACCGAGCACTCGGGGATGATCGGAGAAGTGGTCGTTATGGAACCGGCGGAATATGCGGCATGGCTCTCCGGAGGATCAGGCGAGGGCAGCATGGCTTCCACCGGACAGAAGCTGTTCCAGGAACTCGGTTGCGCCACCTGTCACCGTTCGGACACGCAGGGACGCG encodes:
- a CDS encoding SCO family protein; the encoded protein is MKRNNSLRQLGWTLVLVASMSTLSAAQGVMGGPKGTTAPPPSILKHVGIEQKLNAQLPLDLKFRDEIGREVKLGDYFGKKPVVLSMVYYECPMLCGEVLNGEASVFSTLKFDIGKEFDVLTVSFDPTEGPELARGKKRTYVERYGRDGAEKGWHFLTGPQESIAALTDAVGFKYAWDDQTKQFAHAAAIMVITPEGKIAQYFYGVEYSPKDLRFGIVQASEHKVGNIVDQVLLYCYHYDPRTGKYGAVISRVLQLAGAFTLVVLGGFLIVMFRLEPQKDRSGKGGKA
- a CDS encoding TAT-variant-translocated molybdopterin oxidoreductase gives rise to the protein MELIQIKNTGKPKLDLETVQKQLSAAQGPEYWRSLEELAGTDEFQELLHREFPRQASEWIGDETSRRGFLKLMSASLALAGLSGCTRMPTQAIVPYVKQPEELVLGRPLFFASAFTLGAEAIPVLVRSHEGRPTKIEGNPEHPASRGRTDSFAQGSILDLYDPDRSQTNMYRGETRAYGSFIAAMQAPLASQKANGGAGFRLLTRTVNSPTLAAQIRTLQQKFPQMKWVQWDPVNRDAVYAGAQLAFGEPVETRYQFANADVVVTLDADFLYSGFPGMAMYSMDWANRRDPDEKVNPHGLSRMYAIESSPTTTGFKADHRIPVKPSEVEQYARALASRLGVGSGGSVHGEHNSWLDAVAKDLQAHRGRAVVVAGENQPAAVHALAHAMNEALGAVGSTVIYTEPLIPNTASATAGFKELVGDITAGKVDFLLILDGNPVYECPVDSDFQEVLKKVPLKVHYGLHYDETAYVCDWHIIGTHFLEHWSDARAADGVVSIVQPLIAPLYSGHSPHEILALMNGQPDVTGYDLVRTYWQTQFKGTGTFDDFWRRSIHDGFIAGSDLATKNVKVRTRDFPATQVNQSQGTEMAIRRDPSIYDGRFANNGWLQELPKPLTKLTWDNAIMVSPKMAKDMGFPADQDAAVAEVEYRGRKIEGPVWVQPGHPDDTITMYLGYGRLRGGQTATGHGFNAYTMWYSDEPFYSRGVKVTKTGKKYPLASTQGTQVLNGRNIVRAAKLEEYKRNPEFAHEHAESPKPDETLIPNYQYPAVGENGAPEHKWGMSIDLNRCTGCNACIIACVAENNTPVVGKDQVLRGRHMHWLRVDGYYKGGAANPQMYYEPVPCMHCETAPCELVCPVGATVHSSEGLNDMVYNRCVGTRYCSNNCPYKVRRFNFLLFQDWTTPQLKMMRNPEVTVRSRGVMEKCTYCVQRITNGRIVAERDDRRVRDGDVLTACQQVCPTDAIIFGDINDPNSRVAKLKADPRTYGVLEDLNTRPRTTYTAAVLNPNPEIEGGEPEQHHS
- a CDS encoding cytochrome c, which produces MHVQPKMKPLRESDFYSDGRGSRPLIANTVARGQLREDTYFYTGMINGKEGDVMPYPVTEEVLKRGQERFNIYCTPCHSRTGDGNGMVVQRGYRRPPSYQDPKLLNAPIGHFYDVMTNGFGAMPDYAAQVTPHDRWAIAAYIRALQLSQHAPQSMAQGQNLDAPATPKVGSDEGKTGATTQQQPAERKQ
- the nrfD gene encoding NrfD/PsrC family molybdoenzyme membrane anchor subunit, producing the protein MRETRIEAQHRPIPVVAPGHTFGTITDKISSIVLNSEISLGWLAAVGMAGGLAFVLLIAAAWLLYRGTGIWGINIPIGWGFAIVNFVWWIGIGHAGTLISAILLLLKQSWRNSINRFAEAMTLFAVMCAGLFPVLHTGRPWLAYWLTPYPNTMSIWPQFRSPLVWDVFAVSTYFTISLVFWYIGLVPDLATLRDSAKNKIARFIYGMLALGWRGSARHWHRYEKAYLLLAGLSTPLVLSVHTVVSFDFAVGIVPGWHTTIFPPYFVAGAIYSGFAMVLVLAIPIRAVYNLRDMITDRHLDNCAKFMLTTGLIVAYGYIIETFFAWYSGNPYEWTMMMNRMTGFYAPAYWGLIAINIGFVNVLWFKKVRKSPVMLFFVSIIILLAMWLERFVIVVISLQKDFLPSSWGLYIPTRWDWATYLGTIGFFLFAFLLFIRVLPMISIFEMRDLLPASKPKHVEVAE
- the coxB gene encoding cytochrome c oxidase subunit II, with product MFQNVPLWPERASTFANNVDALYIFLIAVTGLFTLIVFALVAFFAIKYRQKPGGVATQIEGSYSLEATWTLIPFGLFMVMFVWGASIYMTQVQPPKNAMDIFVVGKQWMWKAQHPEGVREINQLHVPVGRDIKLTLISQDVVHSFYVPEFRIKQDVIPGRYTTMWFHPIKTGRYHLFCAEYCGTEHSGMIGEVVVMEPAEYAAWLSGGSGEGSMASTGQKLFQELGCATCHRSDTQGRGPNLQGAYGKPVLLDTGQTVIADDNYVRESILNPGAKVVSGFKPIMPTFNGIVSEEQLLSLIAYVKSLAQPQQGEPVSNRPAVPGRAPAANAAPKAGNAKVQ
- a CDS encoding DUF3341 domain-containing protein; protein product: MSHVTTTAVPPVYGLMAEFETPTDILTAATKAYAAGYRKMDAYSPQPVHGLAEAIGFEKNRVALVCLAGGLLGMATAYGLQYWINSIAYPLNIAGRPFHSWPSFIIVTFELTILFGGLAAGIGMLAMNGLPTPYHPVFNVPQFARVSRDKFFLCIESADPSFDMADTRAFLESLGPASVAEVPY